A stretch of DNA from Sphingomonas sp. SORGH_AS_0879:
GAAATAATCATGACCCGTGCACATCTTCGCATCGTCCGAGGCGAGGAACAGCACCAGCGCCGCGACGTCGGACGGCTGGATGCGCCCGTCGAGGCACTGGGCCGCGACGATTTCCGCCTCGCCTTCGGGCGTGTACCATTTTTCCTGGCGCGGGGTCTGCACATTGCCCGGCACGATGGTGTTCACCCGGATATTCTCACGGCCCAGATCGCGCGCCAGGCTGCGGGTCAGACCTTCGATCGCGGCCTTGCAGGTCTGGTAGAGCACGAGATCGTTGAGCCCGAGATGCCAACTGATCGACCCGAAGTTCAGGATCGCGCCGCCCCCTGCCCGCTTCATCGCGGGGATCACCGCCTGGGCGGCGAAGAACTGGTGCCGCAGATTGACGTTCAGCCGCTCGTCCCAATAGGCCGGGGTGACTTCTTCGATGCTGTGGCGATCGTCATTGCCCGCATTGTTGACGAGAATATCGACCCCGCCCAGCGCCGCTTCCAGATCGGCAAAGATCGCCTTCAGGCTGTCGAGATTGGTCAGATCGCAGCGGCGATGGATCGGCGCGTGGCGCGCATCGGGGGTCAGCCGGTCGACCAGTACCCGGCTTGCCTCCTCGGCGATGTCGACGAAGGCGACGCGCGCGCCCTGCGCTAC
This window harbors:
- a CDS encoding SDR family NAD(P)-dependent oxidoreductase, whose product is MLQKTSAATDMVARYPSLIDKRVIVTGGGSGIGEGLVEAFVAQGARVAFVDIAEEASRVLVDRLTPDARHAPIHRRCDLTNLDSLKAIFADLEAALGGVDILVNNAGNDDRHSIEEVTPAYWDERLNVNLRHQFFAAQAVIPAMKRAGGGAILNFGSISWHLGLNDLVLYQTCKAAIEGLTRSLARDLGRENIRVNTIVPGNVQTPRQEKWYTPEGEAEIVAAQCLDGRIQPSDVAALVLFLASDDAKMCTGHDYFIDAGWR